A part of Streptomyces sp. NBC_01210 genomic DNA contains:
- a CDS encoding alpha/beta hydrolase has protein sequence MPTTSAALRAVALAASATVLLAAGCSDSSDKKTEQDRTEDLASQTLDWQKCPAPSEAEGGGTQPSPLPGGTTWECSFMDVPLDYAEPDGETIELALIRAKALDKSKRIGSLIFNFGGPGGSGVSTLPSVAADFETLRTRYDLVSFDPRGVGRSVGVECKDDRQLDAYFAQDWTPDDAAEEQTLVENLKSFADACKKNSGNELPYVGTTNAARDMDLMRQVLGDKKLSYFGISYGTELGGVYAHLYPKNVGRAVLDAVVDPTATSEQSALGQAKGFQLALTDWAKDCVARGDKCPIPGSTPQEIQDWIIALLKKLDKQPITGSGDRKLTQTEATNGIAQTLYSTEYWPLLEQGLDEADGGNGALLLALSDALNGRSENGDYSNIQAANSAINCVDYKDRFTLDQARAKLPQFREASPVFGDTMGWGLMGCSEWPVPGMWSTPDVSAPGSAPIVLVGNTGDPATPYPGTKAMADALGKGVGIELTYKGEGHGAYNSGNKCVQKAVNTYLLDGKAPAAGTVCQ, from the coding sequence ATGCCGACCACTTCCGCCGCCTTGCGCGCTGTCGCACTCGCCGCCTCCGCCACCGTACTGCTGGCCGCCGGCTGTTCCGACAGCAGCGACAAGAAGACGGAGCAGGACCGGACGGAGGATCTCGCCTCACAGACCCTGGACTGGCAGAAGTGCCCGGCCCCCTCGGAGGCCGAGGGCGGCGGGACCCAGCCCTCGCCGCTGCCCGGCGGCACCACCTGGGAGTGCTCCTTCATGGACGTCCCGCTCGACTACGCCGAGCCGGACGGCGAGACCATCGAGCTGGCCCTGATTCGCGCCAAGGCGCTCGACAAAAGCAAGCGGATCGGCTCCCTCATCTTCAACTTCGGTGGTCCCGGCGGCTCCGGGGTCAGCACGCTGCCCTCCGTCGCCGCGGACTTCGAGACCCTGCGCACCCGCTACGACCTGGTGAGCTTCGACCCGCGCGGGGTCGGTCGCAGCGTCGGCGTGGAGTGCAAGGACGACCGACAGCTCGACGCGTACTTCGCCCAGGACTGGACCCCCGACGACGCCGCCGAGGAGCAGACCCTCGTCGAGAATCTGAAGTCCTTCGCGGACGCCTGCAAGAAGAACTCCGGCAACGAGCTCCCGTATGTGGGCACCACCAATGCCGCCCGCGACATGGACCTGATGCGCCAGGTCCTCGGTGACAAGAAGCTCTCCTACTTCGGGATCTCGTACGGCACCGAACTCGGCGGCGTCTACGCGCACTTGTATCCGAAGAACGTGGGCCGAGCCGTTCTCGACGCCGTCGTCGACCCGACCGCGACCTCGGAGCAGAGCGCGCTGGGCCAGGCCAAGGGCTTCCAACTGGCCCTCACCGACTGGGCCAAGGACTGCGTGGCCCGGGGCGACAAGTGCCCCATCCCCGGCTCGACACCGCAGGAGATCCAGGACTGGATCATCGCTCTCCTCAAGAAGCTCGACAAGCAGCCGATCACCGGCAGCGGCGACCGGAAGCTGACCCAGACGGAAGCCACCAACGGCATCGCGCAGACCCTCTACTCCACGGAGTACTGGCCGTTGCTGGAGCAGGGTCTCGATGAGGCCGACGGAGGCAACGGCGCGCTGCTGCTCGCACTGTCCGACGCCTTGAACGGACGCAGCGAGAACGGCGACTACAGCAATATCCAGGCGGCCAACTCGGCCATCAACTGTGTCGACTACAAGGACCGCTTCACCCTGGACCAGGCCAGGGCGAAGCTGCCTCAATTCCGCGAGGCGTCGCCGGTCTTCGGCGACACCATGGGCTGGGGCCTGATGGGCTGCAGTGAGTGGCCGGTGCCCGGCATGTGGAGCACGCCGGATGTCTCCGCCCCGGGCTCTGCCCCCATCGTCCTCGTCGGCAACACCGGTGACCCGGCCACGCCGTACCCGGGCACGAAGGCGATGGCCGACGCGCTCGGCAAGGGCGTCGGCATCGAGCTCACGTACAAGGGCGAGGGGCACGGCGCGTACAACAGCGGCAACAAGTGTGTGCAGAAGGCAGTGAACACCTACCTCCTGGACGGCAAGGCTCCCGCCGCCGGAACGGTGTGTCAGTAG
- a CDS encoding lysylphosphatidylglycerol synthase transmembrane domain-containing protein produces the protein MQPPKAASTPESESYPEAPAPQGDASDATGATGAKGSADSTAAKGATGSTRATDVTDVTSVDRVSGDEPLLAARVHRPSDLLRLLIGILAIAVVLAVAAFAHGTTSGLEQDINKGTGQAPDLLVKIAGLASSIAVLLVPVAFAIERLVKRDGLRIADGVLAAVLAHGVTLATDLWVAKAAPGTLQDALTQAQSGGGLTDPVHGYLAPVIAYMTAVGMARRPRWRVVLWVVLLLDAFAMLVAGYTTPFSIILTVLLGWTVAYGTLYTVGSPNVRPTGQTLLAGLRHVGFRPVTAMRSEDVPDSAEQGDRGRRYLVTLEEGAPLDVTVVDREQQAQGFFYRVWRRLTLRSITTRRSIQSLRQALEQEALLAYAAIAAGANAPKLIATSELGPDAVMLVYEHLGGRSLDSLTDDEITDDVVRGAWRQVKALQSRRIAHRRLTGDAILVDRSGKVILTDLRGGEIAAGDVVLRMDIAQLLTTIGLRVGAARAVATAVEVLGPDAIADCLPLLQPIALSRSTRATLRKLARERSQRERDAVLEASAATKRARTEEAAEEASADDRKAARKSERAEKQADKKAMDEAMDEAREEDLLSQIRRQVLLIRPQAPVEPVRLERIRPRTLISFIAGAVAAYFLLSQLAGIDFGTVFRQADWRWVVVAVAFSAISYFAAAMSLLGFVPERVGFLRTVVAQVAGSFVKIVAPAAVGGVALNTRFLQRSGVRPGLAVASVGASQLFGLGAHILLLLSFGYLTGTERTASFTPSRTVIAGLLTVAVLVLVVTAIPFLRKFVSTRLRSLFAGVVPRMLDVLQRPGKLLTGIGGMLLLTGVFVMCLDASIRAFDNGHQPLSYASIAVVFLAGNALGSAAPTPGGVGAVEGALTFGLVLAGVPKEVAAPAVLLYRMMTLWLPVLPGWFAFNHLTRKGAL, from the coding sequence GTGCAGCCTCCGAAGGCGGCAAGCACCCCTGAGTCCGAGTCGTACCCGGAAGCGCCCGCTCCGCAGGGCGACGCGAGCGATGCGACCGGGGCGACCGGGGCGAAAGGATCCGCCGATTCGACCGCGGCGAAAGGGGCGACCGGTTCGACCAGGGCGACCGACGTCACGGACGTGACCAGCGTCGACCGGGTATCCGGGGACGAACCACTGCTCGCCGCCCGCGTCCACCGCCCCTCCGATCTGCTGCGGCTCCTCATCGGCATCCTGGCGATCGCCGTGGTGCTCGCCGTCGCCGCCTTCGCCCACGGCACCACCTCCGGTCTCGAGCAGGACATCAACAAGGGCACCGGGCAGGCCCCTGACCTGCTGGTCAAGATCGCCGGGCTGGCGTCCAGCATCGCCGTACTGCTCGTCCCCGTCGCCTTCGCGATCGAGCGGCTGGTCAAACGGGACGGGCTGCGGATCGCGGACGGCGTCCTCGCCGCCGTCCTCGCGCACGGCGTCACCCTCGCCACCGATCTCTGGGTCGCCAAGGCCGCGCCCGGCACGCTCCAGGACGCGCTGACCCAGGCGCAGAGCGGCGGCGGGCTGACCGATCCGGTGCATGGCTATCTCGCGCCCGTGATCGCCTATATGACGGCAGTGGGGATGGCCCGGCGGCCGCGCTGGCGCGTGGTGCTGTGGGTGGTGCTGCTGCTCGACGCCTTCGCGATGCTGGTCGCCGGTTACACCACCCCGTTCTCGATCATCCTCACCGTGCTGCTCGGCTGGACCGTCGCGTACGGCACGCTGTACACCGTCGGCTCGCCGAACGTACGGCCCACCGGCCAGACCCTGCTGGCGGGTCTGCGCCATGTCGGTTTCCGCCCGGTCACCGCGATGCGCTCCGAGGACGTTCCCGACTCCGCCGAGCAGGGCGACCGCGGCCGCCGCTATCTGGTCACGCTGGAGGAGGGCGCGCCGCTCGATGTCACCGTCGTCGACCGCGAGCAGCAGGCGCAGGGCTTCTTCTACCGGGTGTGGCGCCGACTGACGCTGCGCTCCATCACCACCCGCCGCTCCATCCAGTCGCTGCGTCAGGCGCTGGAGCAGGAGGCGCTGCTGGCGTACGCGGCGATCGCCGCCGGAGCCAACGCCCCCAAGCTGATCGCCACCTCGGAACTCGGTCCGGACGCCGTGATGCTGGTGTACGAGCACCTGGGCGGCCGTTCCCTGGACTCCCTGACGGACGACGAGATCACCGACGATGTGGTGCGCGGGGCCTGGCGGCAGGTGAAGGCGCTCCAGTCGCGGCGTATCGCGCACCGCAGACTAACCGGCGACGCGATTCTGGTGGATCGTTCCGGCAAGGTGATCCTGACGGATCTGCGCGGCGGCGAGATCGCGGCGGGCGATGTGGTACTGCGCATGGACATCGCGCAGCTGCTCACCACGATCGGGCTGCGGGTGGGTGCCGCGCGTGCGGTGGCCACCGCGGTCGAGGTGCTCGGTCCGGACGCGATCGCCGACTGTCTGCCGCTGCTCCAGCCGATCGCGCTGAGCCGCTCCACCCGGGCGACACTGCGCAAGCTGGCCCGCGAGCGGTCGCAGCGCGAGCGGGATGCGGTGCTCGAGGCGTCCGCCGCCACCAAGCGGGCTCGTACGGAAGAGGCGGCGGAGGAAGCGTCGGCCGACGACCGCAAGGCCGCACGCAAGTCGGAACGGGCGGAGAAGCAGGCCGACAAGAAGGCCATGGACGAAGCCATGGACGAGGCGCGCGAGGAGGATCTGCTCTCCCAGATCCGTCGGCAGGTGCTGCTGATCAGACCACAGGCACCGGTCGAGCCGGTCCGTCTCGAGCGGATCAGACCGCGTACGCTCATCAGCTTCATCGCCGGCGCGGTCGCCGCGTACTTCCTGCTCTCGCAGCTCGCCGGCATCGACTTCGGCACGGTCTTCCGGCAGGCCGACTGGCGCTGGGTGGTGGTGGCCGTCGCCTTCTCCGCGATCAGCTACTTCGCGGCGGCGATGAGCCTGCTGGGCTTTGTGCCGGAGCGGGTCGGCTTCCTGCGGACCGTGGTTGCGCAGGTCGCCGGGTCCTTCGTCAAGATCGTCGCCCCGGCGGCGGTCGGCGGCGTCGCGCTGAACACCCGCTTCCTCCAGCGCTCGGGCGTACGGCCCGGTCTCGCCGTGGCCAGTGTCGGCGCCTCACAGCTGTTCGGCCTCGGCGCACACATCCTGCTGCTGCTCTCCTTCGGCTATCTGACCGGTACGGAGCGAACGGCGTCGTTCACGCCGTCGAGGACGGTGATCGCGGGTCTGCTGACGGTCGCCGTGCTGGTGCTGGTGGTGACCGCGATCCCGTTCCTGCGGAAGTTCGTCTCGACGCGGCTGCGCTCGCTGTTCGCCGGTGTGGTGCCGCGCATGCTCGACGTACTGCAGCGACCGGGGAAGCTGCTCACCGGCATCGGCGGGATGCTGCTGCTGACCGGTGTGTTCGTGATGTGTCTGGACGCGTCGATCCGGGCCTTCGACAACGGCCACCAGCCGCTGAGCTACGCCAGCATCGCCGTGGTGTTCCTGGCGGGCAACGCACTGGGCTCGGCGGCACCGACGCCGGGCGGTGTGGGCGCGGTCGAGGGCGCGCTGACCTTCGGTCTGGTCCTGGCCGGAGTGCCGAAGGAGGTCGCGGCGCCGGCGGTCCTGCTGTACCGGATGATGACGCTCTGGCTGCCCGTACTGCCGGGGTGGTTCGCCTTCAACCACCTCACCCGCAAGGGCGCGCTCTAG
- a CDS encoding MGMT family protein, with the protein MGRMDELPEYAERVLEVAELIPPGRVMTYGDVAEWLGQGGPRQVGRVMALYGGAVPWWRVVRSDGTLLPGHELRALARYRTEGTPLREASRSAEGHVPRLDMKRARWDGEGGAGGSAQI; encoded by the coding sequence ATGGGCCGGATGGACGAGCTGCCGGAGTACGCGGAGCGGGTGCTTGAGGTCGCCGAGCTGATCCCGCCCGGCCGGGTGATGACGTACGGAGATGTCGCGGAGTGGCTCGGGCAGGGCGGGCCGCGCCAGGTGGGCCGGGTGATGGCGCTGTACGGCGGCGCCGTGCCCTGGTGGCGTGTGGTGCGCTCGGACGGCACGCTGCTGCCCGGGCACGAGCTGCGCGCCCTGGCGCGGTACCGCACGGAGGGCACGCCGCTGCGCGAGGCCTCGCGAAGTGCCGAAGGCCATGTGCCACGGCTCGACATGAAGCGCGCGCGATGGGACGGCGAAGGTGGTGCGGGCGGCAGCGCTCAGATATGA